Genomic DNA from Setaria italica strain Yugu1 chromosome V, Setaria_italica_v2.0, whole genome shotgun sequence:
ATATGTGTCTGATAAAACATGCCAGATTACAATGTCAAACGTTATGTCAGTTAATTGTGAGGCCAGATGAAAAAGATGAGAAAAACACAGTGGCCCCAAACATATGTTCTTCTCAGGAGTATTACTGGAAACTGGTGGACAAAACCAATATCAAGGACCAAAATGCTAGTCACACAGCCCTATTGTACTCAAACCATGATACTCATCATATGAACATGAAGAAAGATATATGGGAGGTGGATGGGACCTGGCAAGCTTAAAAGGAACAAGGCTACCTTGTCCACTTTAGTCAGCCAGAGTAGAGCATTATGGGGTCAAATGACCCCACGatgattttgcaaaaacaaaagaaagagcCATTGCATAAAGTAActacagaaaaagaagaagaattaaACTCTATAGAAATCGACTGCGTTATTGGTGGTCCAACAGACTTGAAATTCCAGAGCTGCAACTGATCACAAGATCAACTGGACAGGGTGGTGCTACTATAAAAGATGCACCATATCTTGCCAAATCATCTAAATATTCACATGATGTAAGTCGCGcatgtatttaaaaaatataCCTGAGGAGGTGAGCGAGGTTGGTACATGGAATAATCTCTGCTCTCTACCTTGACAAAATACACTATATCCCTTGATAACAAGAAATGTGCACAGTAGCTTTCCAAAGACTCCTTGTTACCATACACTATCTGAGAAAATCACAAGAATCAAATATGAATACGAAACAGGAAAAAATAGgaagttgaaaaaaaatagaaaacctCACCTCAGCAAACTCCTCAACTGTTATTGATTTATCCTTTTCAGAAAGCTCCATCCAAGCACACTCCAAAACAGTTGGGTCCTGGTAACAAATAATACGATCATCCTGATGAACAGTACACATTGACATAGTACGCAAATATATGTTCCAGCTCATACAGCAGTACGTACCAAAAGATCTTCTGCTTTCTCAAGAAATTCATCAattcttgaagagtcaaaatTCATGACACCAGGTACAACATATGTAATCTGCTGGGGCTTTATCGAAGACAAGGTACCGTTCTGTAAAAAAGGTAAAACAGTCATGTCACTAGAGAATCCATTAAATCTTTCTGTTTGAAGAAAAACAGTGAAGGATGTATGTCCAGGTATAAATAAACTAGACTGGATAGTTAAGTGGCTAAATTATAGTTCTCCGTTTATAAAGGACCTGATCAGTCACAATCCAGTTTTTCTTTCCATCAGGCCTTTCAACAACTGCAAGCAAAGATCTTTCTGAATCTTTCTGAAATTCAAGCAGCAATCCCTTCTGTAGTGCTCTCTTATCTATCTTATTGTCAGACAGTTCTTTTGTGCCCTGCAATCCTATCCTGAAGAAGAATAAGGAATTCCAACAGTAAGTTTCCATGCACTTTTTATTGTTACAGGAAATGATTGATAGTGGTAACAATTTTTAATAGCCATATGCACCATTCCAGAAATTATCATAAACATCTTGAAGAATGAAGGTAAGAAGACGGGAGAACATCATGTAATGGTCAGAGTATGGTACTACCCACTATAAATGGTAGTGATATTGGATTAGCTAGATGAACGATTGAACCTTAACAACTATACATATTCCAAAAACACAGCATGAATTGGGAAAAATACATCTATCTAAAACAATCTGCTGCAACCACAGTATAATAGAGAAACGGCAGTCCATTGCTATTCTAGTTCGTAACATAAAGCTGGTACAGTATTAATTCCCAATAAGTGTAGAAATGGAGCTCAGTGGCATACATCTTTATATGCTGTTTGGtcatccattatctaaaaaaatgttTTCTGGTCATGGATAAATTATACAAATGGCAGGCCTGCTGCATAAAATTTTTGAATTAGTCGCTCCTAAGTTTTGTCATAAATAATAATGCAAGGCCCCGCTCCTAAGTTCAGCGCAATTCAGTAGCTAGTGGCACAAGCAACTCAAGCAATGCACTGGCTCAAAATATAACACTAGCTATCTATGTGAGGGTCAAGTGTGAAGGGTGCATTACTTTGCCGAGACCCGGACGCGCCGCCGGGAGCGGAGCTCATCCAGGACGGAATCCACCAGGCTATGCACCAGGCGGCTCCTGCAGCCTCCGTAAAGGGAAGACTGGCCCCAGGCGAAGGCTGCGGCCgggcggacggcgcggcggagggggcggaaGCCGAAGAACGCgagcgccgccgacgagcaaccgcccgccgcccgcgccgccatgGGCGACGGCCCCATCAACCCGCGACGAACGGCCGCCGCGGGGAGGTTTAGTTCGCGGGGGGCGCAATTCGGGGTGGGGTTTTGGCTGGCGATAAGAGACGACGAGCCCCCGCGGCCGCGAGTGGAAAGGCGACTAGGCGAGGATGAAGCGGCGTGTGTGACCGGGAGCGAGGGAGGATGCTGGTGTGGGGGCATGTGGCAACGGCAGCGAGGAAGAGAGGCAGAAAAATCCCGAGGCCACAAGGCGATTTCTACGTGGGCTTTGAACTTGGGTTCTTCACATGGGCCTTACGCTTGCGTGACCGCCAGCTGTCTTGGGCTTAACCGGAGATAGATAAGTGGACCGTATATCAGCCGTAACTCGTAAGGAATACGCTTGCATTCCCCTTAAAAATACACTAAGAAAGGCGTCCCTGCAAAATGACATTTGATCCTTTCTCTATCTTTATAGATTTATTATTACTCCGTAGTATTTATAGATCAGTACGttctccatttcaaaatgtagatcgttttgacttttctggATACATAGAGTTTGATGTATGTAGGCATAACCTTGTATTTAGATGTATAGAAAAAATTATTTATTtacaaaaatcaaaacgactAATATTTTAGAACAGAGAAATTATCTGAAGGACTGGCaagaggaaagaagaaaaagtcaGTACAATTTTTGCGTCTTTGTGCCGTGCCACAAGCGTTTCAGCGGATGGTCGGATACTCGAGGTCGAAGACGAGGGAGTGTTAAACTGTTAACATCACATGAATGCACTTATGCACCATTGATTCTCTATCTAAGTTCCATCCATCGATCCTGATACATACTGGCCCAGCGTTTCATGTCGTACTCTGGCTTCGCAGATGCGTCAAATTTCCGTCGTCAGAGTACACAGTGACTGTTGGTTGGCTTTCAGGCAGCGGTTCCTTTCAGCCGCATGCTGCTTCTGGATCGAAGCACGCAGAGGCACATGTCCCTCTCGTCCCGGGGCAGCACATACCGAATCAATCTCCGGATGCACTGCATTGCATGGCCACGCGCAATTGCACGATCTCACTCGCTTTAACTCTGGGCAACACGCAGACGACCTTCTAGAAGCCCAACACGTGCTATCTTTGCGTCCACGAGGGGAAGGCACCGGCCCCCAGCTCCTGTTCTGCTGTACCAGGCAAGGGACCGAGAAAGAGACAGTGAGTGCAGAACCAGTGAAAAGGTCACGTCTTCTAGGTCTACGTGAACTCTTACTATTATAGGtgctccctccattttaaacCCTTGTTTACTTttcaagttgggaggtgccaaattgacattttgccataaatgcgacactgtagcgtttcgtttgtatttgtgaattattgtccaaatattgactaattaggctcaaaagattcgtctcgcaaagtacaacaaaactgtgcaattagtttttgatttcgtctacatttagtactccatgcatgtaccgcaagtttgatgtgatggggaatcttctttttgcatagtgtcaaagttgggagtttggagggaagtaaacaaggggtaaATTATAAATTGGCTCATAGCTTCACATGACTCGtattttttaattatattttttatttgctAATAACAATTTTGACAAATTATCAGTAACATCATTGTTAACAAACATGTTACCAATATTTATGGTAGATAACTAACATAAGGCTAAACCGCGTTGGCCATTTCAAATAGAAactgttggaaaaaaaaatatcactCTTGTAGTAAGAGGAAGGGAAAGGGATCGGCATGTGCTGATCTAGGACCTTTTGGTCTAGatgtgatgatttttttttgcaaaacaatgAAAAATATTCTTTGTGTACTGCCTATAATGGTGAAGATTTTGACTTGCAATGGTGGTGATGATGACCCCGATGCTATTGCCAACTAGATTCGCCCCTGATCGCCGATCGGCATGGGCCGAAAATGATTTGATAAAGAGGAAGGGACACAATGGAACTACCATAGACGATGAGCGATGAGGAGGTGGCAAAGTTTCGCCACAAGGCAAAGAGAAGGTTGGAGACTTCGCTTTGAGCTAGAGGAAAGTGATGCTGTGGGTGCCATACTGCCATGTTCTCCCTTTTCTCCGTTTTATTAGAATGGAGTACTCCTCAATATGCACGCCATGGTCAAGGTCAATAATTTTGAACCCGAAACAGCAGAGAATATTTTTGGATTATATCCACTAGGATCGGGCAACTCCTCCCCAGAGACTCGAAGCCGCATCCGCATGCAAAGCCAAGTCAAAGGCGACATCTGCACGCCGACGCAGCTCTCGGGTCAAGCGCTACCCTCACTCCTACCGGAAAAGATTGATGCACCGCTCAGCTGCTTGCGGCGTACGAATACAACGAACCTGGACGCTATTTGGCGCGTCCAGTTACATAAACAATTCCACGAACGGGTGCTTTGTCGCCAAGTACAGTCGCTTGGTGCATGGTCAGCGGTTAGCATCATTACAATTAATAAAACGGGTACGCACGTAGTGCTGGTGCGGTGTTTGGTTAGGTGCACAATGGTGCATGCAAATGTTTGTTTACTCGTCCGGGAGGTTTCCTGGGACGTGCATCGTGCATGGAGGTACGTGACTCTATTGTTTTGACCATTATATCGCGAAGCTGCAGTATGCTAGTCGAGGTTTGCTTAGAATACATTGTGTATGTTAATTGGGAAACTAGGAACCATGCATTCGCACTGCACTTACGATGATAGCGACTTTTGTCAACAGCACGATCGAGCTACAGGGGAAAATATATGGAAAAACAGAAGGagaggagctgatgatggcgACAGATGAAAGACGTCAAAAACAAGCTGAAGCCTGGAGAAGTGGAGATTATCTTGTATATGAATTAAACAAAAACAAGCTGAACTTAGCCACGTGCAGCGCATATTCCTTTCTCGCTGTGTACACTCTGTCCTAAATTAGatcgttttgaattttctagatgcataaatattattattattatctagacatagggtatatctaagtgcataataaaaattataaatttaataaatctaaaacgacctatatatataatttaggaCTTAGGATGATGGGAGTAGCTTCAGGATACACAACCCACGAAGATGTGTAAATGGAGGGTTAAAGTTAAGTCTTATCAATTCCATTTTCTAAATAGCCGTACTCTATCTAGGCTCTCCAGTGATCAAACCTAGCTATCATGGTTGATGCCGCAATAATTAAAACCATCAAATTAAATAAAAGTGGATGAACAACTAAGAGATCGACAAAGTGGCAGAAGAAAAGGTGAGAGGGGACACGCATGACACGACATGATGCGACGAGGAGTTTTTGGGACGACGACAAACACGGGACGCCGAGCAAGATCATTTGAGGGATCCCGATCACATATATTAGTCTCGCCTAATTCACCTCGATCTGAAGTCACGCACGTTAATCCGGTGTATTTTACGTGGTGGATCGATGCCTGCCGGTTGAGAACGAAGAAGGCATGCGTGGATTGACGTTTTGCTCCCTGCATATGCGACGGCGATGGCTGGCACTGGCAGTGGGCAACATGATTTCTAACTTTCTCGGTTTACACATATCCGACGACTGGACAATTAATACTGGCATTTGCAGTCGCTGTCGAAAGGAAAAGGGCATAATTATTCCATGCATTTGTTTTTGCGGCGAGATGCAATGATCTGATAAAACCTCGACATGTTTGCGCTGGTAAACAATATACGTACTATGTAGTTTTCCTTGTATCCTGTGATTTTTAGCCATCAGCGCGCTGaagaacattttttttctttccgaCATGAATTGTTTGAGAACTGCTCTGGTACACTCTTTTTAACTTTTAGCACGAATTATAAAGTAGCTCACAAAATAATTAACCATTTCATTAATTAATTTTCACATGGGTCCCGAGTGGGCCAACCCTACCCTTGTTCAACCCAAGCCCGCCCAATCCACGATCCATCCCCATCCGCTTTCCCAGCTCATCCCTTCCGCCGATCCCCCTATTCGGCACCGCTTCATTTCGCGTGTGTGGGAGCGGTCATGCGGTGGCGGTGCCAGCATCGAACAGTGCTTCATGACGGCAAGTTCATTCGTGCCATCCGCTCCCGCCGATACTGTCTCATTTTGCGTGCGTGGTGaagcgaaggcggcggcggcgaggaaagGATGAGCAGGGAAAGCAGATggggatggatcatggataGGATAGGCATGCGCTAGGCAAGAATAAAGGTGGGCCCATTTGGGATCCATGCAAATTTTAATCAACAAAGTAGTTAATTAGTTGGTGGGCTGCTTTAAATTTTGTGCTAAACATTAAAAGAGGAGTACTGGATCGGAGCAGTTCTCAAATTGTTTACGGATCTCACATTTTAATCTGATGATTCAAATGCAATTGCTCATGCACTTTTCAGGACAGTTCCTATATTTTGGGTGTGCAAAAATAACGATCGGATATCGCGGGCTATGCTGGTCTCACCCGAAAAAGATTCCACCTGCCAGATTAGTTATTCATTCAATTTCTAGCAGTGTCCATTGTCCGATGTACCGAAACCTTCTAGAAGGAATCCGTCTGGGGGGCCACTGCACTTGCGCCTcccatgcatatgcatgtgaTGCAGCTCGGATCGTACATAACTAATGTGACCACAATCTCTAGCAAGATTATGCGAcgattttattttaaaaaaaagattacGTGACGAAAGAGTCAAAGGGAGTGTTTGGGTACCctctgctaaactttagcacctgtcacattggatgtttagatactaattaggagtattaaacataatctaattacaaaactaattgcacagatgaagtctaattcgcgagacgaatctattaagcctaattagtccatgatttgataatgtggtgctacagtaatcatttgctagtgatggattaattagtcttaatagattcatctcgtgaattagactccatctgtgcaattagttttgtaattagctcatatttaatctttgtattagcatccgaacatccgatatgacctgCTAAAGATTAGcacatcgtatccaaacacctcaaaatCTCCTACATATTTATATGCGAGTATCACTATTATCTCACTTGCTATACTCCTAGGTGCTAACTGTGGGTTTTGCACTGTAGTTACATGGACCAGTGGACCGTGAATCCGTGATGTGCTGATGTTGCATGCCATGTTCTTTTTTGCAGCAAAAGCTGTCACGTTATGCCGCGGTCTCCAGGCACCAGTAGAGCAGTGCCAGCAGTGTGCTGCCGGTGCTGCGCGAGCGATGAGCGTAGGACGACGTGGCGAGGGCCCTGCGCGCCGCGCCCACCCGCTGACGTGTCGCTCGGCTGCCACCCGGGCACACACTGACCCCGCGCTCGTCTGTGGAGGCGGCGTGGACAGCTCGGGACCACCACGTGGCTCGCCGGGCTGCCGAGAACTTGGCGGCCAAGGCAGCCGGAACCGTGCGCCCGGTCCCATGCCCCTGCGCCAATCAGGCGATCACACAGGTGATAAAATCGGCCAGATTTTTCTCGGCAAACACGCCAACGATGCCCACCAGTTACGGCTCCGGAAGCCGTGAAATTTCCGCGCGGAGAGCCTGCCAGAGTCGTCGGGATGCTATTTTTTTTCGAGAGAGTCGTGGAGATACTAGGGCCGTAACAGTAATGCACGTGCGATCTGAGCCAATCCCACACGCGGGACCCACCCCCCGTCCCTAATCACCAAACCGATGCCAACAGAAATCGTTTTTAAGGTCGCCGGGCTGTCAAGGTAGTCAAAGTGCCAAACAGAACGGGTCACAAGACTCGCACGAAtaaacaacacaacacaacacaacctTTGTCCACCGGCCCCAGATCATCCCTGCGGACTGCGGCCCAGATAGCCCGCTTCCAGGAAActtaggccgtgtttagttggggaatttgggaggtgccaaattactgttacagcactgtagcacactgtagcgtttcgtttgtatttgtgaattattgtccaaatattgactaattaggctcaaaagattcgtctcgcaaagtacaacaaaactgtgcaattagtttttaatttcatctacatttagtactccatgcatgtaccgcaagtttgatgtgatggggaatcttctttttgcatagtgtcaaagttgggagttgggagtaactaaacatgaccttacTCCGCGAACGGCCGCACCGGGCGGGGCACACCCGCTCCGTGAACCCACCCCGTGCGCCCGGCCCCATCCCGGCCGCCCACCGCGACCTCCCACGCCAGATCGCACGCCGCAGAGCGTGGACGCGGTGCACGGGCCGGACGCGCGATTGGGGTGAATGGGTGTCGACATTCTCGCACCCGTGCTGATACAAAAGCCCCGGCTCGGGCTAACCTGCGCCTCTCGAAAAACACTGGTCCgcgtccaccacctcctcccctgcctTTCTTATCATTCTCTCTACCCCCCGCTTGCGTCTCGGGTCTCTTCCTCGCTCGCCTTCCCTCTCGTCCCGCGCGTCCCCCGGGTCGCTCGCGGTCTCGCACAGGTACGCCCCCTTGACGAGCTCTCGCGCGTCTGCTCCGTACGCCCGCTGATCCGTCGGATTTAGTCAGCGCGTTCGGGCTCGTGGACTTTATATCGCCTCTGCTCTGAGCTCGAATTCTGATTCGTGTCGTTGTGTTTCCGTGCATTTGCCAGGTCGCCGGCTCTCTGCTGTGTTTGTGTTCTGTATATGCTctgcggtggtggtggtttgGGGGCGCGGAGTCCATATCGATGGTCATGGATACTGGCCTGCACGAGCTGTGCGCGCTGCTGCCGGGATCCAAGCGCGACGGCCACCTGCCAATCTACCCCCAaatcgccgcggccgccgccaatGGGTTCACGGCGGAGGACCTCGAGTCGCTGCTCTTCCTGCCGCACGACGGGATCGCTGCCGCtgcgggcgtcggcggcgggtaCCTGAATGTCGCGCCGACTACCGTGGTCCCGCCTGCGTCCACCAaccgcgcgtcgccgccgcgggatgccgcggccgcgcccgctccggcggcggccgggcagcCGGACGACTCGGAGGCATTCTCGGACATCGTGCTGGGGTACATCAACCGCATGCTCATGGCCGAAGACATCGACGACAAGTTCGAGCACTACCCGGAGCACTccgcgctgctcgccgccgagAAGCCGTTCCTCGAGATCCTCGCCGACCAGCCTacgagctccggcgggagcgCGGTCGAGAGCCCCGACGGTAGCAGCGTCACCAACTCCTGCAATAGCTTCGGCTCCTGCagctgcggcgcggcggcgtccgaTGGCTTCGGCGCGGTGCCGACGCCGGCGCTCGACTTCCCCTCGGCGGCGTTCCTGCAGCCGCCGCAGCTGTATCAGGATCTGAGCCCTGAGAGCAGCGTGGTGGATGCTGGCGGCCCGTGGCCGTACGACCCGACGGAATTCTATCAGCTGCAGACAAACCCGGTGCCGGAGGCCCTGCTTTCGCAGTCGCCGTCGTTCGCATCATCGAACGGCAGCGGTGTTGCACTATCTGACGGCTTCGGGTCGTTGTTAAGCTCGTCTGGTGTTATGCCGGATGTTGGCTTGACTGATTTTGTTGTGCAGAGCCAGCAGGCTATGCAGTTCTGCCGCGGATTGGAAGAGGCAAGCAGGTTTCTGCCTGACGAGAGTAAGCTTGTGATTGATCTTGAGAAGCCAGCATCTGTTACAGGCTTGGTGGCTAATGTCAAAGAGGAGAAGAGGTTTGCAGAGGTGAAGACAGAGAAGGCTGATGTTGAGGCAGCAATTCACCGGGGGAAGAAGCATTTCTACGGTGATGACTTGGATGCAGAGGAAGGGAGGTGCAGCAAACATTCAGCATCTGCTATCGACACTGATCACCTTGTGCGAGAGATGATGGACAAGGTCTTGCTGTGCAATGGAGAGACGTGCTCCAAAGGTGTCAAGGAGCTGCGTGAAGCCCTGCAGCATGACGTTGCGAGGCATTCGCACGGGGGTCATGGGAAAGGGTCCGGACATGGCAAGGGCCGTGGCAAGAAGCAGCCGAAGAAAGAGGTTGTTGACTTGGAAACTCTCCTCATCCATTGTGCTCAGTCTGTGGCCACTGATGATCGGCGTGGCGCAACTGAGCTCCTGAAGCAGATCAGGCAGCATGCATCTCCCAAAGGTGATGGTGACCAGCGCTTGGCGTACTGCTTCGCCAATGGCCTTGAGGCGAGGCTTGCTGGTAATGGTAGTCAGATTTACAAGTCTGTTATAATGACGCGGTTTCCCTGCACTGATGTGCTGAAAGCCTACCAGCTTTATTTGGCAGCTTGCCCATTCAAGAAGATCTCTCATTTCTTTGCCAATCAGACAATCATGAATGCCGTGGAGAAGGCAAAGAAAGTTCACATTGTCGACTATGGCATATACTATGGATTTCAGTGGCCATGCCTCATTCAGCGGCTATCTACTAGGCCTGGTGGCCCTCCAAGACTCCGGATCACAGGAATTGACACACCTCAGCCTGGTTTTCGCCCAGCAGAGCGTATAGAGGAGACAGGAAGGTATCTAAAAGATTATGCTCAGACCTTCAATGTCCCTTTTGAGTTCAAAGCTATAGCATCTCGGTTTGAGGCCGTTCAGATAGAGGATCTCCAAATTGAGAAGGATGAGCTGCTGATTGTCAACTGCATGTTCAAATTCAAGACACTGATGGACGAGAGCGTGGTGGCTGAGAGCCCGAGGAACATGGTCTTGAACACTATCAGAAAGATGAACCCACATCTGTTCATCCACGGCATCATCAATGGTTCTTACAATGCTCCATTCTTCGTGTCACGTTTCCGGGAGGCCTTGTTCCACTACTCTGCTGTTTTTGACATGCTGGAGACAAACATTCCAAGGGACAACGAGCAGAGGCTGCTCATCGAGTCTGCCCTGTTCGGGCGGGAGGCAATCAATGTGATCTCCTGCGAGGGAATGGAGAGGATGGAGAGGCCGGAGACATACAAGCAATGGCAGGTCCGGAATCAGAGGGCCGGGTTCAAGCAGCTGCCAATGAACCAGGACATCATGAAGCGCGCACGGGAGAAGGTCAGGTGCTACCACAAGGACTTCATCATCGACGAGGACAACAAGTGGTTACTGCAAGGGTGGAAAGGGCGCATCCTGATGGCGCTCTCGACATGGAAGCCAGATCACAAATCATCTCACTAGCTTATTGGGCTTCTATGATTCCAGAGTACTGTAAGTGCAGACCTGTTC
This window encodes:
- the LOC101761908 gene encoding scarecrow-like protein 9, producing MVMDTGLHELCALLPGSKRDGHLPIYPQIAAAAANGFTAEDLESLLFLPHDGIAAAAGVGGGYLNVAPTTVVPPASTNRASPPRDAAAAPAPAAAGQPDDSEAFSDIVLGYINRMLMAEDIDDKFEHYPEHSALLAAEKPFLEILADQPTSSGGSAVESPDGSSVTNSCNSFGSCSCGAAASDGFGAVPTPALDFPSAAFLQPPQLYQDLSPESSVVDAGGPWPYDPTEFYQLQTNPVPEALLSQSPSFASSNGSGVALSDGFGSLLSSSGVMPDVGLTDFVVQSQQAMQFCRGLEEASRFLPDESKLVIDLEKPASVTGLVANVKEEKRFAEVKTEKADVEAAIHRGKKHFYGDDLDAEEGRCSKHSASAIDTDHLVREMMDKVLLCNGETCSKGVKELREALQHDVARHSHGGHGKGSGHGKGRGKKQPKKEVVDLETLLIHCAQSVATDDRRGATELLKQIRQHASPKGDGDQRLAYCFANGLEARLAGNGSQIYKSVIMTRFPCTDVLKAYQLYLAACPFKKISHFFANQTIMNAVEKAKKVHIVDYGIYYGFQWPCLIQRLSTRPGGPPRLRITGIDTPQPGFRPAERIEETGRYLKDYAQTFNVPFEFKAIASRFEAVQIEDLQIEKDELLIVNCMFKFKTLMDESVVAESPRNMVLNTIRKMNPHLFIHGIINGSYNAPFFVSRFREALFHYSAVFDMLETNIPRDNEQRLLIESALFGREAINVISCEGMERMERPETYKQWQVRNQRAGFKQLPMNQDIMKRAREKVRCYHKDFIIDEDNKWLLQGWKGRILMALSTWKPDHKSSH